One Punica granatum isolate Tunisia-2019 chromosome 3, ASM765513v2, whole genome shotgun sequence genomic window carries:
- the LOC116198670 gene encoding helicase SEN1 isoform X2, translating to MDPPAIEEGILECYPIFLDIVLNQISSDSPVFSNAVSCLKTLFEKLGCKLWLLPGLSPSAMRSTLVGQSFHTRSEKIHKDIFDLFQPFLQSLEALQDGELEKQRRNFLYFLLHQVPVSSNFSVLTKQKARQIALLIVMRGYKMNPPSPPFECSHMWGPSLVSSLKDFSLHSSLRQPALDLIQIILVSDCAALVMSTLCSHELPSADSIAIGLNFAGDDGPAFMPHNEEKDESSWSDFNLQTGVICQEYRGWMCIPMLWTDVLVETDIMVLPPSFSKAVFWARSRLSFIEPGVGADISMPIKTWLLSSAKEISSSFGWRIPTGSDDGGGSNVSKNSMEVLTMHLPLIKTFNRLTAHFLVQIGQQQLQKQWLWEPKMSESIILLLADPNDNVRQIGKLILEEVSHTQGLSNGLKFLCSYKASLSAALSGLKHGLKLVELGPAMVKFQTLQHFLFLLRKLLKEGNLPTSEIPGKSSMDSRAGKYSSQGGFLHQPSLESLVMNACSPVSDADLHLQEKFSYCLSEAIWPSLQKVLVDGKTYIDCSSCQMTCVRVLELIPVVVENLCPATVVSGDFKKIAKSMLDLRWMQDLMDWGKSSLNVVLVYWRRTVLSLLAILKESFGYISVSTVGTIEESIACEKIPLDEIKEQLSRLTVSLCEEVSSAVLNSDSNAKMLLPQDPSSATKYSLSDVQPSRVVDSDGQSLDVIIKSKEKDPSEIVLLSDDDETEKHMTSEIPSTKPPSAVDLSAAESDGLIFDAKKAASVSENRHPQKHPAKKKLSGSSSSKDIHDSVSQKDAVRLASQKPKYVNSVKPLDVPLKSKSVGTNTSQITSSGSISQDIALKKPSESIVAERKKKSEVSEGSDELLKALVHDAKDDTLESALNSAKPPPLFIPKAPAVIPKRQVIQLKSHVRNRWGHHQNTVTRRFKPPRLDDWYRPILEMDYFALMGQSSQHGDNNVSKLKEVPQCFESPEQYVDIFLPLVLEEFKAQLHSSYLEMSSWEDVYCGCLSVLSIDRVDDFHHVRFVHEESDFASNKSFSENDLVLLTKEPVHNPSHEIHMIGKVERRERDHKRKSSILTIRFYLQSSTSRLNKARKLLIERSKWHGSRIMSITPQLREFQAVSSIKDIPILPIILNPVESSHVSCEAKTADSGQLSPPLQQILESSFNGSQLQAIRVAIGSLNSMKDFEMSLIQGPPGTGKTRTIVAIVSGLLASLQRKSSRLNDMRQSSTSCVKSRIRIRECTAIARAWQNAALAKQLEKDVETNNAKAMEPSTRGRVLICAQSNAAVDELVSRITSEGLYGSDGKAYQPYLVRVGNAKTVHSNSLPCFIDTLVDLRLAEERNLSGPGGDIPLDTSAALRANLEKLVDRIRFYEDRRANLGDGNTNHGHSMNDDTQQSDDRKELSDTELEKMLKELYEQKKQMYRDLSSAQSREKKANDETRALRHKLRKSVLREAEIVVTTLSGSGGDLYEVCSENMSNHKFGNPSEHNLFDAVIIDEAAQALEPATLIPLQLLKSRGTKCIMVGDPKQLPATVISNIASKFQYECSMFERLQRAGHPVIMLTKQYRMHPEISRFPSQFFYDGKLLDGCQKSAPFHDTKCLGPYVFYDITDGLELRGDNSGSMSLCNEREADAAVELLRFFKRRYPSEFFGGRIGVITPYKRQLSILRVRFSAAFGSSAVADMEFNTVDGFQGREVDILILSTVRAANPFPPTTGVSSSSIGFVADVRRMNVALTRAKLSLWILGNARTLQTNRSWATLIEDAKARNLVIPVKMPYRFMPENDLWSSELQNCSGEVSETTHNKRVKYTSRSGQDKYGSSSREYELSNHRKVKVKQSQSSQKNVDSVAADDPGTANNAVPPLSEKRASTGKTKKRLHGGEQHHVDSTSGGKKPIRYEKLAGNSAHTGKATGDIHKHLEKPVSQKAAKSTDPSKSGKNLSGSKHSHENVSENAAKSTEHSRSKKMLAASVSSSQSRKQETTAKDDAKDPSLVGKNNDLISKRKQQREAVDALLSSALIPSKKREANAKAVPLKRSLSETSNASQEIQPPKRVKVPLATSKDTSRH from the exons GTTGTAAGCTTTGGTTATTGCCTGGCTTGTCTCCTAGTGCAATGCGCAGTACACTAGTGGGTCAGTCTTTCCATACTCGAAgtgagaaaatccataaagACATTTTTGACCTTTTCCAGCCCTTTTTGCAG TCTCTAGAAGCATTGCAAGACGGGGAGCTAGAGAAGCAAAGGAGAAACTTTCTGTACTTTCTACTCCATCAAGTTCCCGTTAGCAGTAACTTTAGCGTCCTCACGAAGCAAAAGGCCCGCCAG ATAGCTCTTCTTATTGTTATGAGGGGTTACAAGATGAACCCACCATCTCCCCCTTTTGAATGTTCACACATGTG GGGCCCATCTCTTGTGTCTTCTCTGAAGGATTTTTCCCTTCATTCGTCCCTACGACAGCCTGCTCTTGATCtcattcaaattattttagtGTCTGATTGTGCTGCTTTAGTTATGTCGACATTGTGTTCACACGAACTTCCAAGTGCTGATAGCATTGCCATTGGGTTGAATTTTGCCGGAGATGATGGACCTGCATTTATGCCTCACAATGAAGAGAAGGATGAGAGTTCATGGAGTGATTTCAACTTACAGACTGGAGTTATCTGTCAGGAATATAGAGGGTGGATGTGCATCCCTATGTTATGGACTGATGTGTTGGTTGAAACTGATATTATGGTTCTTCCACCATCATTTTCCAAGGCAGTTTTCTGGGCTCGATCTCGTTTGTCATTTATTGAACCTGGAGTAGGTGCAGACATTTCTATGCCAATTAAAACCTGGCTATTGTCATCTGCTAAAGAGATATCCAGTTCATTTGGGTGGAGGATTCCAACTGGTTCTGATGATGGTGGAGGTAGTAATGTATCAAAAAACTCCATGGAAGTTTTAACAATGCATCTTCCGCTCATAAAGACCTTCAACAG GTTGACAGCGCATTTTTTAGTTCAAATAGGGCAACAACAACTTCAGAAGCAGTGGTTATGGGAACCAAAAATGAGTGAAAGCATCATCCTTTTGCTTGCTGATCCTAATGAT AATGTGAGACAAATTGGGAAGTTGATCTTGGAAGAGGTGTCACACACTCAGGGTCTTTCAAATGGTTTGAAGTTCCTTTGCTCCTACAAAGCTTCTTTGTCTGCTGCACTTTCGGGTTTAAAACATGGGTTAAAGCTG GTCGAACTGGGTCCTGCCATGGTGAAGTTTCAGACGTTGcagcattttcttttccttcttcgcAAGCTGCTCAAAGAAGGCAATCTGCCCACTTCAGAGATTCCTGGAAAATCGTCCATGGACTCGCGTGCGGGGAAATACTCTTCTCAAGGCGGATTTCTGCATCAGCCTTCGCTTGAATCTTTAGTTATGAATGCTTGTTCACCTGTGTCAGATGCGGACTTGCACTTGCAGGAAAAGTTCAGTTACTGTCTATCTGAAGCTATATGGCCTTCTCTACAGAAGGTTTTAGTAGATGGGAAGACATATATTGATTGCAGTTCCTGTCAG ATGACTTGTGTTCGTGTGCTTGAGCTCATCCCGGTTGTAGTTGAAAATCTCTGTCCAGCCACTGTTGTTTCTGGGGATTTCAAGAAAATAGCAAAAAGCATGTTAGACTTAAGGTGGATGCAGGATTTGATGGACTGGGGAAAGTCATCGCTAAATGTTGTGCTGGTATATTGGAGAAGAACAGTCCTATCACTGCTGGCCATTTTGAAAGAGTCCTTTGGTTATATATCTGTGTCCACAGTGGGCACTATTGAAGAATCTATTGCATGCG AAAAAATTCCTTTGGATGAGATAAAGGAACAGCTTTCTCGCCTTACTGTTTCATTGTGTGAGGAAGTTTCTTCTGCTGTGTTAAATAGTGATTCAAATGCGAAAATGCTGCTTCCTCAAGATCCTTCATCTGCAACGAAGTATTCTCTTTCAGATGTTCAGCCCTCTCGTGTTGTGGATTCTGATGGCCAGAGTTTGGATGTTATAATCAAGTCTAAAGAGAAGGATCCATCTGAAATTGTTCTTCTttctgatgatgatgaaacAGAGAAGCATATGACCTCCGAAATCCCATCTACCAAACCACCCAGTGCAGTTGATTTATCTGCTGCCGAGTCAGATGGTTTGATTTTTGATGCCAAGAAAGCTGCTTCTGTTTCTGAAAATAGGCACCCACAAAAGCATCCTGCCAAGAAGAAACTTTCTGGCAGTAGCTCATCAAAGGATATCCATGATTCAGTTTCGCAAAAGGATGCTGTCAGACTTGCTTCTCAAAAGCCAAAATATGTTAATAGTGTCAAGCCGCTGGATGTACCCCTCAAATCAAAATCTGTAGGTACTAATACTAGTCAAATTACCTCAAGTGGCTCCATCTCACAGGACATAGCTTTGAAGAAACCCAGTGAAAGTATCGTGGctgaaaggaagaagaagagtgaAGTTTCTGAAGGTTCTGATGAATTGTTGAAAGCGTTGGTACATGATGCAAAAGATGATACATTGGAATCAGCTCTCAATTCCGCAAAACCACCTCCATTATTTATTCCGAAAGCACCTGCTGTCATTCCTAAACGTCAAGTAATCCAACTTAAATCACATGTTCGAAATAGATGGGGTCATCATCAGAACACTGTTACTAGAAGGTTTAAGCCTCCGCGGCTTGATGACTGGTATAGACCCATTCTAGAGATGGATTACTTTGCACTAATGGGACAGTCATCCCAACATGGTGATAATAATGTTAGCAAATTGAAGGAGGTTCCTCAGTGTTTTGAGTCACCAGAACAGTATGTAGACATTTTCCTGCCATTAGTCCTGGAGGAGTTTAAGGCCCAATTGCATAGTTCCTATCTAGAGATGTCCTCTTGGGAAGATGTATATTGCGGCTGTCTCTCTGTTCTGTCCATTGATAGGGTTGATGATTTTCATCACGTCCGCTTTGTGCATGAGGAATCTGACTTTGCATCAAATAAAAGCTTCTCGGAAAATGACCTTGTTTTGTTGACAAAAGAGCCTGTACATAATCCTTCCCATGAAATTCATATGATTGGAAAG GTTGAGAGACGTGAGAGAGACCACAAGAGAAAGTCAAGTATATTGACCATCCGGTTCTATCTTCAAAGTAGTACCTCACGATTAAATAAAGCTAGAAAGCTCCTGATTGAACGTAGCAAGTGGCATGGCAGTCGCATCATGAGCATTACCCCTCAGCTTCGTGAATTTCAAGCAGTATCTTCAATAAAAGATATCCCTATCCTTCCAATAATTCTAAATCCTGTGGAGAGTTCTCATGTTTCCTGTGAAGCTAAAACAGCAGACTCGGGTCAGCTGTCCCCACCTCTGCAACAGATCCTAGAATCGTCTTTTAATGGCAGCCAACTTCAGGCTATCAGGGTTGCCATTGGATCGTTGAACTCAATGAAAGATTTTGAAATGTCTCTTATTCAAGGTCCTCCAG GTACTGGAAAGACCCGAACTATAGTAGCCATTGTCAGCGGTTTGCTTGCTTCCCTGCAAAGAAAGAGTTCTCGACTGAATGATATGAGGCAGAGTAGTACTTCATGTGTGAAGTCAAGGATAAGAATCAGGGAGTGTACTGCAATAGCTAGGGCATGGCAGAATGCTGCGTTGGCGAAGCAATTAGAAAAGGATGTGGAGACTAATAATGCAAAAGCCATGGAGCCCTCTACCAGAGGGAGGGTCCTTATCTGTGCTCAATCTAATGCTGCTGTGGATGAATTGGTATCAAGAATAACCAGCGAAGGTCTTTATGGCTCTGATGGAAAGGCATACCAGCCCTATCTTGTGAGGGTTGGAAATGCTAAAACAGTACATTCCAACTCCTTGCCATGTTTCATCGACACACTTGTTGATCTTCGCCTAGCAGAAGAGAGGAACTTGAGTGGTCCTGGTGGCGATATACCCCTCGACACTTCTGCAGCACTGCGTGCGAATTTGGAAAAGCTAGTTGACCGTATACGGTTCTATGAAGACAGGAGGGCTAACTTAGGAGATGGAAATACAAACCATGGGCATTCTATGAATGATGATACTCAACAATCGGATGACAGGAAGGAATTATCTGATACTGAGCTGGAGAAGATGCTGAAAGAACTTTACGAACAAAAGAAGCAAATGTATAGAGATCTTAGCAGCGCCCAGTCTCGGGAGAAAAAAGCAAATGATGAAACGAGAGCTCTTAGACATAAATTGCGGAAGAGTGTGCTAAGGGAAGCTGAAATTGTTGTTACAACTTTAAGCGGCTCTGGGGGAGATCTTTATGAAGTTTGCTCTGAGAATATGTCAAATCATAAATTTGGAAATCCATCAGAGCATAATCTGTTTGATGCTGTTATTATTGATGAAGCAGCTCAG GCGCTTGAACCCGCCACTCTTATTCCTCTTCAACTCTTGAAGTCAAGGGGGACCAAATGTATCATG GTTGGTGATCCTAAGCAGCTTCCAGCGACTGTTATCTCCAATATTGCAAGTAAATTCCAATATGAATGCAGCATGTTTGAGCGATTACAGAGGGCGGGGCACCCTGTTATTATGCTCACCAAACAG TATAGGATGCACCCCGAGATTTCCAGGTTTCCTTCTCAGTTCTTTTACGATGGAAAGCTATTGGATGGCTGTCAGAAATCAGCACCATTTCATGATACTAAATGTCTAGGACCCTATGTATTCTATGACATCACTGATGGTTTGGAGCTTCGCGGTGACAATTCTGGTTCAATGTCTCTCTGTAATGAACGTGAGGCTGATGCTGCAGTAGAACTGCTAAGGTTTTTCAAGAGGAG GTATCCATCAGAATTCTTTGGCGGAAGGATTGGTGTCATAACTCCATACAAGCGCCAACTTTCTATACTGCGTGTGCGTTTTTCAGCTGCTTTCGGATCTTCTGCAGTTGCAGACATGGAATTCAATACTGTTGATGGGTTTCAAGGGCGAGAGGTTGATATTTTAATACTCTCAACTGTAAGGGCAGCTAACCCTTTTCCACCCACTACTGGGGTTAGCTCGAGCTCTATTGGGTTTGTTGCTGATGTACGGAGGATGAATGTTGCCCTTACAAGGGCGAAGCTCTCACTTTGGATTTTGGGCAATGCGAGGACATTGCAGACAAACCGGAGCTGGGCTACCCTCATAGAGGATGCTAAGGCAAGGAACTTGGTTATTCCGGTAAAAATGCCATATAGGTTCATGCCTGAAAATGATTTATGGAGCTCAGAATTACAGAATTGCAGTGGTGAGGTGAGTGAGACAACCCATAACAAAAGGGTAAAATATACTTCTCGGAGTGGTCAAGACAAATATGGATCTTCATCTAGAGAGTATGAGCTGAGCAACCACAGAAAAGTGAAGGTTAAGCAGAGTCAATCATCGCAGAAGAATGTCGATTCTGTAGCTGCAGATGATCCTGGTACAGCAAACAATGCTGTTCCACCGCTCTCTGAAAAGCGTGCTTCGACCGggaaaactaaaaaaagaCTGCATGGAGGTGAGCAACATCATGTTGACAGTACTTCTGGCGGGAAGAAGCCAATTAGATATGAAAAATTGGCAGGTAATTCAGCTCATACTGGAAAGGCAACAGGTGATATCCATAAGCATCTAGAGAAGCCTGTTTCACAAAAAGCAGCCAAATCAACTGATCCCAGtaaaagtgggaaaaacctCAGTGGTTCAAAGCATTCACATGAAAATGTTTCAGAAAATGCAGCCAAATCAACTGAGCACAGTCGAAGCAAGAAAATGCTTGCCGCTTCAGTTTCTTCATCCCAAAGCCGAAAACAGGAGACAACAGCAAAGGATGATGCCAAAGATCCTAGTTTAGTTGGAAAGAATAATGATCTAATCTCGAAGAGGAAGCAGCAGCGTGAAGCTGTGGATGCTCTTCTTTCTTCTGCTCTCATACCATCGAAGAAGCGAGAAGCCAATGCAAAAGCTGTGCCGCTGAAAAGGTCCCTTTCTGAAACGTCAAATGCAAGTCAGGAGATTCAACCTCCGAAAAGAGTAAAAG TCCCTCTGGCAACATCCAAGGACACATCACGGCATTGA